In the genome of Massilia sp. W12, the window GTTTTGCGTAAAGCAAAGCTGTGTGGCTTTTCGGTTGAAGCCTGTTGCCTTGAAGCATGTCTTCAGGCGTTTTTACCCATTGTACCGCGATTGATGGCAAATTCAGGTTTAACAGCCTTTTTTTGACAGTGGCGTTGCATCGATGCAGCCGGCGGCGTTTGCGCGCCGCCGCCCGCTCAGTTTTCGCCTGACGCCTTGGGCATATCGCGGTAAATCAAGAGCGGTTTGCCGCTGGAGGTGATGGTGTTTTCATCAATCACCACCTTGCTGACATTGTCCAGGCCCGGCAATTCATACATCACGTCCAGCAATGCATGTTCCAGAATGGAGCGCAAACCGCGTGCGCCGGTTTTGCGCGCAATCGCTTTTTTGGCGATTGCATGCAAGGCGGCGGGCCGCACTTCCAGCTCAGAGCCTTCCATTTCCAACAGCTTGGAATACTGCTTGATGAGGGCGTTTTTAGGTTCGATCAGGATCTGAATCAAAGCGTCTTCGGTCAATTCATTGAGCGTGGCGACCACCGGCAGACGGCCCACCAGCTCGGGAATCAAGCCGAACTTGATCAAATCCTCAGGCTCCACCTGCTGCAGCACGCTGCTGGATTCCTCTTCCTCCTTGCTCTTGACCGAGGCGGCAAAGCCGATCGAGCTTTTTTCCGAGCGGTTGGAGATGATGCGTGAGAGGCCATCAAAGGCGCCGCCGCAAATAAAGAGGATATTGGTGGTGTCAATCTGCACAAAATCCTGATTCGGATGTTTGCGCCCGCCTTGCGGCGGCACTGACGCCATGGTGCCTTCGATCAGTTTGAGCAATGCCTGCTGCACGCCTTCGCCGGAGACGTCGCGCGTGATTGAGGGATTGTCGGATTTACGCGAAATCTTGTCGATTTCATCAATATAGACGATGCCGCGCTGGGCTTTTTCAACTTCATAGCCACAGCTTTGCAGCAGCTTTTGAATGATGTTTTCCACGTCTTCGCCAACATAACCGGCTTCGGTCAGGGTGGTGGCGTCGGCGATCACAAACGGCACATTCAGCTTGCGCGCCAGGGTCTGGGCCAGCAGGGTCTTACCGGAGCCGGTCGGCCCCACCAGCAGAATATTGCTCTTGGCCAGTTCGACTTCGTCTTTCTTGCCCAGATGCTTTAAGCGCTTGTAGTGGTTATACACCGCCACGGCCAGGATACGCTTGGCGGTGGACTGGCCGATCACATATTGATCGAGCAGTTCACAGATTTCCTGCGGGGTGGGTAAATCGGACTTGGCGCTGCCGCCACTTTCAATCGTGGTCGCCTCATCGCGGATAATGTCGTTGCACAGGTCTATGCATTCATCGCAGATGAAGACCGATGGCCCGGCGATCAGTTTCTTGACCTCGTGCTGGCTTTTGCCACAGAACGAGCAATATAACAACTTTTCGCCGCTGGAGGATTTTTTGTCTGACATGGGAAAAATTCCAGTTTGATTACTTCCATATTATCGGGCAAATTTCGCTTTTGTGGCGAATTGCGGCGCGATATTCGCCACTGCGGCATTTTGTCATGCGCACAGAAGGCCGAAAAAACGACAACGCCCGCGCGCGTTGATGCGGCGGGCGTCGCCTGCGTTCCTGTGCGGCAATCAGGAGTTACGCTTGCTCAATACCTTGTCGATCAAGCCGTAGTCAATCGCTTCCTGCGCAGACATAAAATTGTCGCGTTCGGTGTCGATCGCCACCTGCTCGACCGTGCGGCCGGTCAGCTCAGCAAAAATCTCATTGAAACGGGAACGGACATATTTCAATTCTTTGGCTTGAATCTCGATATCCGAAGCCTGCCCGCGCGCACCGCCTGAGGGCTGGTGAATCATAATGCGCGAATTCGGCAGCGAAAAACGTTTGCCCTTGGCGCCTGCAGCCAGCAGGAAGGCGCCCATCGAGGCCGCCATGCCGGTGCACAGGGTGCTGACATTGGGCTTGATGAATTGCATGGTGTCATAAATCGCCATGCCGGCGGAAATCGAACCGCCAGGAGAATTGATGTAGAGGGAAATATCCTTGTCAGGATTTTCACTTTCCAAAAACAATAACTGCGCAACGACCAGGTTGGCCATGTGGTCTTCCACCGGGCCTACCAGAAAGACGACACGCTCTTTGAGCAGGCGCGAATAGATATCATACGATCTTTCGCCACGCCCGCTTTGCTCGATCACATACGGGATGAAACCCAGATTTTGCACGTCTTGCATATCGCTCTCTTCCTTGTTGATACGCCCCGCAACCGGGGCTGTGGCAGCAGATGGCGCCGCTTGCGCAAAATTCAAGGGCGGCATCGCCGCCCTTTTGCCTGATTATGCGCGCGCGCCCATCAGTTCGTCAAAGCCGATTGCCTTTTCGGTAATCTTGGCTTGCGACATCACATGGTTGACCACGTTTTCTTCCAGCACCAGGGCTTCAACTTCAGCCAGACGGCGGCGGTCGCTGTAATAGTACTTGACCACTTCAGTCGGATCTTCATACGACAGGGAGAAGTCATCCACCTGGGCTTTCACCTGTTCCGGCTTGGCTTGCAGATCAGCGTTCTTCACCAATTGCGACAGGATCAAACCCAGGCGCACGCGGCGTTCGGCTTGTTGCGCAAACAGTTCCGGCGGGAAATTCACGTCTTTGACGTTCATGCCGCGCTGCGCCATATCCTGACGCGCGCCTTCGGCCATGCGGCCGATTTCCTGTTCCATCAGGGCTTTCGGCACGTCCATTTCAGCAATCTTGATCAGCGCATCCATCACGCTGTCTTTGTTGCGTGCGCGCAGACGGGCTTTGACTTCACGTTCCAGATTGACGCGGATGTCATCACGCATCTTGCCCAGATCGCCGTCAGGAATGCCGAGCGATTTGGCGAAATCTTCATTGATTTCCGGCAGATGCGCCCATTCCACGTTTTTGATGGTGATGGTGAATTCGGCGGTTTTGCCGGCCACATCCTTGCCATGGTAGTCTTCCGGGAAGGACAGCGGGAAAGTCTTGCTTTCGCCGGTCTTCATGCCGGTGGCGGCGTTTTCAAATTCTTCCAGCATCTGGCCTTCGCCCAGCACGAAAGCGTAGTCGGTGGCGGCGCCGCCGGCAAACACTTCACCGTCAATCTTGCCTTCAAAGTCCAGGGTCACGCGGTCGCCGGCTTGAGCGGATACGTCTGCGCCGCCGTCGCCGTGTTCATGGCTTTCGCCCTTGGCGTGGAAATGCACGCGCTGTTTGCGCAGGATTTCGATGGTCTTATCGATTTCCACGTCGCTGACTTCAGCGGTCAGTTTTTCCAGTTCCAGGCTGCTCAATTCGCCCAGCGAGACTTCGGGGAATACTTCAAAGGTGGCGTTGAAAGCGATTTGACCTTCCGGCACGTCGCCTTCTTTTTGTTCAAAGCGCGGGAAACCTGCCACTTTCAGATTGGCGGCATTGGTGGCTTCATAAAAAGCGCGGCCGATTTTATCGTTCAGCACATCGCTTTCGATTTGATAGCCATATTGCGCAGCCACCATCTTCATGGGCACCTTGCCCGGACGGAAGCCCGGCGCCTTAGCGGTGCGCGCTCTATCCTTTAAGCGCTTTTCAACTTCGTTTTGCACGTCGCTCAACGGGAGGGAGATAGTCAAGCGGCGTTCGAGCTTGTCCAAGGTTTCGACTGCAGTAGCCATGTAAAAATCGTCCAAAAAAATACACACGGTGGTGCGAGGAGGGGGACTCGAACCCCCACACCATTGCTGGCGTCAGGACCTAAACCTGGTGCGTCTACCAATTTCGCCATCCTCGCGCGAGGGTTTCCTGCTCAACCGGGAACATTCCCGGGCGGCTTGGCGTGCGCTGCCGCCAGCCTTCCAACAGCTGCGCCAAGACTTTGCACGCCGGCTATAAACAGAAAGGGCGACCACTCATCCGGTCGCCCCACTTGCGTGCAGCCTGTCTCGGCCTTCCAGGGCGGCGGGAACCTTCGCCCGCTGCGCCAGTCAATCTGCGTCAATTCCGCATCTGCCCGGCTGCAAGCTGCCGCCCCCAAACCTGAAAGCGGCAATTTTAGCTGATTTCAGTTGGAATGTGCGCAAATTTCAAATTATCCAGGCCGCAGCACGCAAAAAGGCGGCTGCGGCGATTTTTTTACGCTTTTTTGACCCTGAACCATGCCGCATACAGCGCCGGCAAAAACAGCAGCGTCAAGCCGGTGGCGATAATCAAACCGCCCATGATAGACACCGCCATCGGCCCCCAGAATACCGAGCGTGAAAGCGGGATCATGGCCAGCACCGCCGCCGCCGCCGTCAGGATGATGGGGCGGAAGCGCCGCACCGAGGCATCCACCACCGCATCCCAGGCCGGCACGCCGCGCGCGATATCCTGCTCAATCTGGTCAATCAAAATCACCGAATTGCGGATGATCATGCCAAACAGCGCAATCACGCCCAGCTGCGCAACAAAGCCGAACGGTCTTTGCAGAATCAGCAGCGCCAGCGCCGCGCCTGCGATGCCCAGGGGCCCGGTCAAAAACACCAGCAGTGCGCGTGAGAAGCTGTGCAATTGCAGCATCAAGAGCGTGAAGATGATGAAAATCACCAGCGGCACATTGGCGGCGATGGATTGTTGCGCCTTGCCGCTGTCCGCCGCCGTGCCGGCGATGGCGATGGCATAGCCCGCCGGCAATTTTTCGCGCATCTTCTGCACTTCTTTATCGACCTGGCTCGAAACTGTGGTTCCCTGAATGCCATCGGCGACATCGGATTGCACGGTAATCGCCCATTCGCGCCCTTCACGCCAGATCACTCCCGGCTCCCAGGCGAAATGCACATGCGCCACCTGCCCCACGGTGACTGACTTGCCGCTGGCGGTTTGCAAATTGGCATTGCGTAAAATCTCAATGGTGGAACGCTCATCCGCCGGCTGGCGCACCACAATATCGATCAATTTATTATCTTCACGATATTGGCCGATGGTGGTGCCGGACAAAATTGTATTCGCCACCCGCATCACACTGCTGGAAGTAATGCCCAGCGCGCGCAGCTTGTCCTGATCCAGATCCAGGCGCAGGATTTTGATCGATTCATTCCAATTGTCATTCACGCCAATGGTGTGGGTATTGGCGCGCATCAAGTCTTTAACCTGATCGGCAATCGCACGCACCTGGCCGACTTCCGGGCCGCTGATGCGGAATTGCACCGGGTATTCAACCGGCGGGCCATTCGGCAACAATTTCACGCGGCCACGCACTTCAGGAAAATCAGTGCGCAGCGCCTCAGTGATTTTTTTACGCACTGCTGCGCGCGCGGCCAAATCCTTGGGCAAAATCACCATCTGCGCCACATTGCTTTGCGGGAAGATTTGCGACAGCGAAAGGAAAAAGCGCGGGCTGCCGGTGCCAACATATGAGGTCACGCTTTCCACGCCCGGCTGTTTGCGCACAAAGCTTTCCACTGCCAGCAATTGTTTTTCCGTTGCCTCAAACGAACTGCCCTCTGGCAACCACAGCTCAACCAATAATTCAGGCCGGTTGGAATCCGGGAAAAATTGCTGCTCAATATATTTGAAGCCAAACAGGCCGAGTATGAAAATCGCCAGCGTGGCGGCAATCGTGGTTTTACGCCAGGTCACGCACCAATTCACCAGCGCACGGAAACGGCTGTAAAACGGGGTGTCGAATAATTCATGATGGCCATCCGCATTCGCCGCCGGCTTGACCCGCAGCAGCACATAGCCGATGTAAGGGGTAAAGATGACGGCGGCAAACCAGGAAATGATCAGCGCCAGCGCATTCACCGAGAACATGGAAAAGGTGTATTCGCCCGCCGCTGATTTGGCCAGGCCAATCGGCAAAAAGCCGGCTGCCGTGATCAATGTGCCGGTCAGCATCGGCATCGCCGTCGAAGTATAGGCAAAGGTGGCGGCGTCAAAGCGCGAAAAGCCCTCTTCCATTTTGCGCACCATCATTTCCACCGCGATGATGGCGTCATCCACCAGCAGGCCCAGGGCGATGATCAGCGCGCCCAGGGAAATCTTGTGCAAATCAATATTCAACATCTTCATGCACAGGAAAGTAATCGCCAGCACCAGCGGAATGGTGAGCGCCACCACCAGACCGGGGCGGGCATCCAGACGGAAGGGTTTGGTGTGCAAACCGAGCGCGATAAAGCTCACCGCCAGCACAATCAAGACCGCTTCAATCAGGGTGTTGACGAATTCACTGACCGAGGCTTTGACCGCGCGCGGCTGATCAGCCACCCGCTCCAACTCAATCCCGACGGGCAGCTTGGCGCGGATTTTTGCGCTCAATTGATCTAAATTTTTACCCAGCGCAATGATATTGCCGCCCCGCTCCATCGACACGCCAAGGCCGATCACCTGCTTGCCGTTAAAGCGCATCTTGTCTTGCGGCGGGTCGCGGAATTCGCGCTTGATGGTGGCGATATCGCCCAGGCGGATATTCACGCCATTGGCGCGCAAGACCATGTTTTCCAGGTCTTTCACCGATGTCAGCTGGCCAGTCACTCGCACCTGAATATTATCGGTGGAAGTATGCATCACACCGCTGGCTTCCACCCCGTTCTGGCTGGAAAGCTGATTGATGATGGCTTCAAACGGAATCCCCAGCTGGGAAAATTTCTTGTGCGAAATCTCGATATTGATTTTTTCATCCTGCACGCCAAACAGCTCCACCTTGGCCACCGTCGGCACGGAGAGCAGCTGCTGACGCACAAAATCGGCATAGTCCTTCATCTCGGCATAGGTGAAGCCATCGCCGGAAATCGCGAAAATCGAGCCGAACGTGTCGCCGAATTCATCATTAAAGCCCGGCCCCAACACGCCGGCCGGCAAAGTCGGGCGGATATCGCCGATTTTTTTGCGCACCTGATACCAGGCGTCCTTGGTTTCCTGCGGCGTCGCCGATTCCTGCAACTGCAAGATAATGATGGTTTCACCCGGCTTGGAATAGCTGCGGATTTTGTCGATATGCGGGGCTTCCTGCAACTTGCGTTCCAGCTTATCGGTGACCTGCTCGGCCACCTGCTGCGCGCTGGCGCCCGGCCAGGCGGCGCGCACCACCATGGCGCGGAAGGTAAAGGGCGGATCTTCGTCCTGCCCCAGACTCATATAGGCGAGCACGCCGCCAATCAGCATCACTGCAATCAGATAGCGGATTAAAGGGATATGCTCCAAGGCCCAGCGTGACAGATTGAAGCTGCCGGCATTGAGCTGGCCGGGCGTGTTTTCCGGTGAAGAAGGGGTGCTCATTTGGCGGCCCCTGTCTGCGATGCCGCCGCCGTTGCGCTGGAAGCGATTTCACGGCTGCCCATCGGCTCCAGATCCGCCGCCTGCACCGGCGCGACTGCGGCCTGCGGCAAAATTTTGACTTTCTGGCCGGGTTTCAGCAGATGCACCCCGGCGGTGACCACTTGCATACCCTCCTTCACCCCATCCGACAGCAGCATTTCATTGCCGGAAGGCGCCGCCACCTTGACCGGGATCAATTTCACGCTATCGCCTTGCACCACCCACACCGAGGTGATGCCTTTTTCCTGGTACAGCGCAGAGAGCGGCACGCGGATCATGCGCTGCGCCAGCTTATTGCCAAAGGAAACATAGGCCGTCATGCCGAGTTTGACTTCAGGCGGCGCGTCCAGAATCGTGACTTTTGCGGCATAGGTGCGGGTGGCCGGATCAGCCACCGGCGATAATTCGCGCAACTTGCCGCGCAGCAGGGTTTTTTGATTGGCCCAGAAGCGCACTTGCACATCCTGGCTCTTGGCGATCAGATCAAGCTTGTCTTCCGGCACGCCGATTTGCACTTCACGCTCGCCCATCTGGGCAATCCGCAACACCGGCGCGCCTGGCGCCACCACCTGCCCCACTTCGGCGTCCAGCGCCATCACCACCCCATCCATATCCGCGCTCAAGGTGGCGTAATTGGTTTGATTGCTTTGCGCTTGCAAACCGGCCTGGGCCTGTTCCAAACTGGCTTGCGCCGCTTTATATGCCGTGTCTTTAGCGTCCAACACTGCTTTACTGACGAAATTCTTGTCGAATAATTCCTGATAACGCCGCCTTTCGGCTTGCGCCAAATCGCGATTGCTTTGCGCCGCCCGCATCGCCGCCTGCGCGCCTTCACGCGCCAATTGCAAATCCTGCGGATCGAGTTGCAGCAGCGGCTGACCGCGTTTCACCACCTGCCCCACCTCCACCAAACGCTTGGCGACTTTGCCGCCCACACGAAAACCCTGACGCGATTCAATCCGCGCTTTGACCTCGCCGGCAAATTCAAACGAGGATTCGATATGGCTTTGCGCCAGCGTCATGATGCGCACCGGGCGCACATCTTCTGTTTTTTCGACAGGCTTGCTGCAAGCGCTCAAGCCAAGCAAGGCGGCCAGCAGGCCGGAAGTCAAGAATAGTCCAGCGCGATGCTGCAAAGTTGTGCGCTTTGCGCCTGCTGGCAAGTAGCGTTGATCTGACACGGCAAAATCCTTTTCCGGTTGTGGCTGCGGATTTTTTCGCAGCCGGGACACAAAGACTCAGGAAGCAAGACAGTACAATGCAATGCGCCATGCATAAATTACTGACTTAGTGGTCAGCAATTATAATGTGCGCTTCATTCTTTGCAAATGACTTTCGCGTCATTTATTTATCGATTATTTATTTGATACATTTTTAACACATTGCTGCAGAATCCGGGCTTGCATTTACCGCCTGCCTTGTATAGCCCCTGCCCTTACTATAGAACCTATGCCAGTCGAACACTATGAAAACTTCCCGGTAGCCTCATTCCTGCTGCCGGCCCGTCTGCGCAGCGCGGTTGAAGCAGTGTATGCCTTTGCGCGCAGCGCCGACGATATTGCCGACGAAGGCATGGCCACGCCGCAACAACGCCTGGCCGCACTGCAACACTACGAAGCGCAATTGCAGCGGATTGCAGCCGGCGCCAGCTTGTCCGAACCGCTATTTATCCGTTTAGCCCAGGCGCTGCAGGCGCACCAGCTGCCGATTGCCGCCTGCCACGCCCTGCTCTCGGCGTTTATGCAAGATGTGCAGATTAAGCGCTACGCCAGCCATGCCCAGGTATTGGATTACTGCGCGCGCTCGGCCAATCCGGTCGGTTGCCTGATGCTGCATTTATATCAAGCCGCCACGCCGCACAACCTGACGCAATCAGATGCGATTTGCAGCGCCTTGCAAATCATTAATTTTTTGCAAGATATTGGCGTCGATCTGGAAAAAGACCGCATTTATCTGCCGCAAGAACAGATGGCGGCTTTTGGCCTGAGCGAAGAGGCGCTGTTCGGCTTGGCCAAACGCGCCCCCGGCGCAGCTCTGCCGGCCAATTTCATCGCCCTCATGCAAGCGGAAATTGCGCGCGTGCGCAACTTGATGCTAAGCGGAGCCGACCTGGCGCTGCGCCTGCCGGGCCGCATCGGCTGGGAATTGCGGCTGGTGGTGCAAGGCGGTTTGCGCATTCTGGAGAAAATCGAAGCCAATCAATACGATGTGTTCCAGCGCCGGCCCAAGCTTGGCAAGCCGGACTGGTTGCTGCTGATCTGGCGCGCAATGCGCATGCGCGCGCAGGCATAAAGCCCGGAGCCAAGGCTTTTTCGGCTATACTCCCGGCTTTTGCCAGCCACTGCGCCACCTATGTCACCTGACGAATATTGCCAGCAAAAAGCCGCGCAAAGCGGCTCCAGCTTTTATTACAGCTTTCTTTTCCTGCCCAGGGAAAAACGGCTGGCGATCACGGCCTTGTACGCTTTTTGCCGCGAGGTGGATGATGTGGTGGATGAATGCACGGACGACAGCGTGGCTCGCAATAAACTGGCCTGGTGGCGGCGCGAAGTCACCGCCATGACGGCAGGCAACCCCAGTCATCCGGTGACGCAAGCCTTGGCGCCGCATATGACGCGCTTCAAATTACAGGCGCGTCACTTGCAAGCGATTATTGATGGCATGGAAATGGATTTGGATCAGACCCGCTATCTGGACTATCCCGGTTTGCAAAAATACTGCTGGCATGCGGCTGGCGTGGTCGGCATTTTATCGGCCAGCATTTTTGGCTATTCCGACCCGGCCACTTTGCAATATGCGGAAAAACTGGGGCTGGCGCTGCAACTCACGAATATCATCCGCGATGTGGGCGAAGATGCGCGCCGGGGCCGCATTTATATCCCGGTCAATGATTTACAGCAATTCAATGTCAAAGCCGCTGATTTGCTCAAAGGGCAATACAGCGAAGATTTTGTCAAACTGATGCAATTCCAAGCCGCACGCGCACGCGCCGTGTATCAGGAAGCGTATGCCCTGCTGCCGCCCGCTGACCGCAAACCGCAAAAAACCGGCCTGATCATGGGCGCGATTTATCACACCCTGTTAGATGAAATCGAACGCGACGGCTTTCATGTGCTGCAGCAAAAAATCTCCCTGACCCCGATCCGCAAGCTCTGGATCGCCTGGAAAACCTATGTCCGCAACTGAGGCCATCGCCGTCATCGGCGCCGGCTGGGCCGGTTTGGCGGCGGCTGCGCGCCTGAGTTTAAGCGGCCGGCAAGTGCATTTGTATGAACGCAGCCGCAGCCTGGGCGGACGTGCGCGCAGTCTGGAACTGCCTGAGATTTGCGCCACCCCGCTCGATAATGGTCAGCATATTCTGCTTGGCGCCTACCGCCACACCTTGCAACTCTTGCAAGACTGCGGCGTAAATCAAGCAGATGCATTTTTGCGCTTGCCGCTGCAATTCCCCTACCCCGGTTTTGATCAGGCGGACTGGAAGCAACGTCCATTTGGCAGCGGCATGTTGTTTGAAGCGCCGGCCTGGCCGGCCCCGCTGCATTTGCTCGCAGCGCTCTTGAAGGCGCGCGGCTTGAATTGGGAAGATAAACTGGCCTTATCGCGCTTTTCCAGCACCGCGCGCTGGATGGATTGGGATTTGCAAGTCGATTGCAGCGTCACCACTCTGCTGGAACGTTATGCGCAAACGCCGAATTTGTACCGCCTGCTGTGGCGCCCGCTGTGCCTGGCGGCCTTGAACACGCCGCCGGAATGGGCTTCGGCGCGGGTATTTTTACATGTCTTGCGCGACAGCCTCGGCGCCGCCCGGCGTCAGGCCAGCGATATGCTGTTGCCGCGCCGCGCACTGGGCGCGCTGTTGCCGCAAGCCGTCGAAAGCTTGCTCAAGACAGGCGGGGCCAGTATTTTTAATGCTTGTGCGGTGCGCGGACTGCAAGCGCAAGACGGCGTCTGGCTCTTGCACAGCAAGCAAGGGCAAAGGACATACAGCAAGGTCTTGATCGCCACTGATCCCTGGCAAGGCGCGACCTTGCTGCAGCAAGCCGGCGTGCAGGAATTGGCGGCGCAACTCCAGGCTTGCACGCCGCGCGCCATCGCCACCTGCTATTTACGCTATGCGCCTGAACTGAAACTGGCGCGCCCTTTTTACGCGCTGTGCGATACGCCAGAAGCGCCGGGGCAGTTTGTATTTGACCGGGGCTGGCTTGATCCGGCGCAAGCCGGGGTGCTGGCGGTGGTGATCAGCGCGGCGGAAATTGACGCCGCCGCCTTGCCGCAACAGCTCATGGCGCAACTCGCAGCGCAATGTCAGATGCCGGAACTGCGGCACGCGCAGGCCAGCCGCGTGATTTGTGAAAAGCGCGCCACATTCAACTGCGAGCCGGAATCTGACAAATGGCGCCCCGCCGCGCCAGAGGCCGCGCCCGGCTTGTGGCTGGCCGGCGACTGGTTGCAAGACCCCAAAGCGCTGTATCCTGCCACACTGGAAGGCGCTGTGCGCAGCGGCGAAGCAGCGGCCAAAGCCCTGCTGAAAGCCGCCGCCGCGTCCTGATTCAAACTATCAGATAAAAAAGTAGCACGCCTTGCAGTGCGCGAAGCTGCAAAAATGCGGGCTTGGCGGTAAAGCCCTGGGCCAGGCGCAAAGACAGCTTACTTGCCACTCAGTCTTTGCTTTTTCAGCTCGCCTTGAAACCAGTCAGCGCTTTTCAGTTCCGCCAGCTTAGGGCAGCGCACCTTGTATTCATCACCCGAGGTGCTGCTTTGGCTGGCCGCTTTCTTGATGAAATCTTCCGCCGACTTGATTTGATCGCGCTGCTCCAGGTATTCACGCTTTTTTTGCAAATGGGCGGCGGCTTGTTTGCCATCGTACCAGGCGCCGTTGCGGCCAAACTGACAATCCGAGCTTTCCAGAGTCGATAACAAGTGGCTGATCTCAGCGCGCGCCTGCGGCGGCGTGATCGCCAGTGCAGACAGGCTCGCGCCAAGCATCAGCCCGGCCAGAATACATGCTTTTTTCATATTGCCACACACTTTATAACTGAATATCCACCACCGGCCACGGCTTGGCGCTCTGCCAGCCGCCGCGCGTAAAATCCGGCACATCTTTGGCGTTGCCGCGATCGGCCACCGAAGCGCAGGAGAGCGGGAAAATCGCCGACCATGCGGCGGCGTCATACACATCCTGATCCAGCGGCAAACCATGACGCAAACAATACACGATGCGCCAGAGCATGATGAAATCCATGCCGCCATGGCCGCCGTTTTTCAGCGCCAGCGCTTCGAGTTTTTTCCACAAAGGATGGTCAAAGCGCTTTTGCCATGGCGCCATATCGTGCTCCCACTCATGGAAAGCTTCGTGTTTGCCATCTGCGCTCATACGTTTTTTACCATCCAGATATTCCAGCGCAATGCGCGCCGGAAAACCGCCAAACGCGCCATTTGTGCCCAGCACAAAATTATGCCGCGTGTATGGGCGCGGGGTGGCGGTGTCATGCTGCAGCATAATCGTGCGGCCGGAAGCGCATTTGATCAGGCTGGTGTTCAAGTCGCCATTGATGTATTGCAGCTTATTGCGCGGGTGTTCGGGTGGGAATTCTCGCTGGCTGTAGGCGGCAAAGGAGCGCGCCGGCGAGCTTTGC includes:
- the hpnE gene encoding hydroxysqualene dehydroxylase HpnE; this translates as MSATEAIAVIGAGWAGLAAAARLSLSGRQVHLYERSRSLGGRARSLELPEICATPLDNGQHILLGAYRHTLQLLQDCGVNQADAFLRLPLQFPYPGFDQADWKQRPFGSGMLFEAPAWPAPLHLLAALLKARGLNWEDKLALSRFSSTARWMDWDLQVDCSVTTLLERYAQTPNLYRLLWRPLCLAALNTPPEWASARVFLHVLRDSLGAARRQASDMLLPRRALGALLPQAVESLLKTGGASIFNACAVRGLQAQDGVWLLHSKQGQRTYSKVLIATDPWQGATLLQQAGVQELAAQLQACTPRAIATCYLRYAPELKLARPFYALCDTPEAPGQFVFDRGWLDPAQAGVLAVVISAAEIDAAALPQQLMAQLAAQCQMPELRHAQASRVICEKRATFNCEPESDKWRPAAPEAAPGLWLAGDWLQDPKALYPATLEGAVRSGEAAAKALLKAAAAS
- the hpnD gene encoding presqualene diphosphate synthase HpnD, producing the protein MSPDEYCQQKAAQSGSSFYYSFLFLPREKRLAITALYAFCREVDDVVDECTDDSVARNKLAWWRREVTAMTAGNPSHPVTQALAPHMTRFKLQARHLQAIIDGMEMDLDQTRYLDYPGLQKYCWHAAGVVGILSASIFGYSDPATLQYAEKLGLALQLTNIIRDVGEDARRGRIYIPVNDLQQFNVKAADLLKGQYSEDFVKLMQFQAARARAVYQEAYALLPPADRKPQKTGLIMGAIYHTLLDEIERDGFHVLQQKISLTPIRKLWIAWKTYVRN
- a CDS encoding DUF5329 family protein gives rise to the protein MKKACILAGLMLGASLSALAITPPQARAEISHLLSTLESSDCQFGRNGAWYDGKQAAAHLQKKREYLEQRDQIKSAEDFIKKAASQSSTSGDEYKVRCPKLAELKSADWFQGELKKQRLSGK